From the genome of Silurus meridionalis isolate SWU-2019-XX chromosome 20, ASM1480568v1, whole genome shotgun sequence, one region includes:
- the rhbdl2 gene encoding rhomboid-related protein 2 isoform X1 — MADEDVEASAAFPVERDVVDEDGGEVENRELGCCEKFHTHVSRWMLPEDLRETYLERANCCPPPIFIILISIGELAVFVYYAVWKPQKQWITLDDGIWRSPLTYKPEDREEAWRFLSYMFVHAGVQHILGNLILQLLLGIPLELVHKGFEVGMVYLGGVLAGSLASSIFDPYSALVGASGGVYALIGGYFMNAVVNFREMIPLLGVFRISVIIIIVGTDVGFALYRRFLSGAAGLKVSFVAHIGGGIAGMTIGYVFFSNYNQKLLRDPRFWVCIVGYIIFLLFAIIFNIFLSPAPR, encoded by the exons ATGGCGGATGAGGATGTGGAGGCGAGTGCAGCGTTTCCTGTAGAGAGAGACGTGGTAGATGAGGATGGGGGTGAGGTGGAGAACCGGGAGCTGGGATGCTGTGAGAAGTTCCACACACATGTGTCCCGGTGGATGCTGCCAGAGGACCTGCGAGAGACGTACCTGGAAAGAGCGAACTGCTGCCCACCccccatcttcatcatcctcatcagcATTGGAGag TTGGCGGTTTTTGTTTATTACGCCGTGTGGAAGCCTCAGAAGCAGTGGATCACTCTGGATGATGGAATCTGGAGAAGTCCTTTAACATACAAACCTGAGGATCGTGAGGAGGCGTGGCGTTTCCTCTCCTACATGTTTGTACACGCCGG CGTTCAGCACATCCTTGGAAACCTGATTCTACAGCTGCTCCTCGGGATCCCGTTAGAATTGGTTCATAAAGGGTTTGAGGTGGGGATGGTGTACCTCGGCGGTGTTCTCGCAG gatcGTTAGCGAGCTCTATCTTTGACCCGTACAGTGCCCTGGTTGGGGCTTCAGGAGGAGTGTATGCGCTGATTGGAGGCTACTTCATGAACGCTGTGGTG aACTTTAGAGAGATGATTCCTCTGCTCGGAGTTTTCCGTATCAGCGTCATCATCATTATTG tgggCACAGACGTGGGCTTCGCGCTGTACAGACGCTTCCTGAGTGGCGCTGCAGGATTAAAG GTATCATTTGTAGCTCACATCGGTGGAGGGATCGCAGGAATGACCATTGGCTACGTTTTCTTCAGTAACTACAACCAGAAACTCTTGCGAGATCCTCGTTTCTGGGTCTGCATCGTGGGCTACATCATATTCCTGCTGTTCGCcatcatcttcaacatcttcctGTCTCCTGCTCCTCGTTGA
- the LOC124403417 gene encoding uncharacterized protein LOC124403417 — MAKSHEMKLRLISEQKVFRVVKSYTEEFSGSVENGDVFIVQHEKVLNAGVYCAEDTNIIQLKKMFGFRSEVRKVNVDGFTRGKKFAVYRKNDGITDSFKESVNEAMSRGPEYNVSTYNCIEFIMDLLEVDLKPTFQDCNKIGLGTKPRSFRVVKKFSDKFGNAKLGDLFIVKCGFSGTGYYHAGVCCCESGQEIIHFTPNYPGSFGLSAAVTSLSTSCRGLVSKVHIKSFSSHSKFAVYRKKTGISASFQTRVDEAMSQSQKYQLLRYNCIHFALELFYGGLEERNILLTCSLIFSYYLLILFTLILYLSNNIIINVLFCYRTEKGMWKI, encoded by the exons gCAAAATCACATGAGATGAAGTTAAGACTGATTTCGGAACAAAAGGTCTTCCGAGTTGTGAAAAGCTACACAGAGGAATTCAGTGGAAGTGTGGAAAACGGAGATGTCTTCATCGTACAACATGAAAAGGTCCTCAATGCTGGAGTTTACTGTGCAGAAGACACAAACATCATTCAGCTGAAAA AGATGTTTGGCTTCAGGTCAGAGGTCAGGAAAGTGAATGTGGACGGATTCACCAGAGGAAAGAAATTTGCAGTTTATAGGAAGAATGATGGAATCACTGATTCATTCAAAGAAAGTGTTAATGAAGCGATGAGCAGAGGCCCAGAATACAATGTGAGCACTTACAACTGCATCGAGTTCATCATGGATCTTCTTGAAGTTGATCTGAAG CCGACTTTTCAGGACTGCAATAAGATCGGACTCGGCACAAAACCAAGGAGCTTCAGAGTTGTCAAAAAGTTCTCCGATAAATTCGGAAATGCAAAGCTAGGAGACctgtttattgtaaaatgtGGGTTCAGTGGTACGGGATATTACCATGCAGGAGTGTGCTGCTGTGAAAGTGGACAGGAGATCATTCACTTCACAC CTAATTATCCAGGATCATTTGGGCTCAGCGCAGCAGTGACTTCCTTATCCACTTCCTGTCGAGGACTTGTGAGCAAAGTGCACATTAAAAGCTTCTCCTCACACAGCAAGTTTGCAGTTTACAGGAAGAAGACAGGAATCTCTGCATCTTTCCAAACAAGAGTTGATGAAGCGATGAGCCAAAGCCAAAAATATCAACTTTTACGTTACAACTGTATTCATTTTGCCCTCGAGCTTTTCTACGGAGGTTTGGAGGAAAGAAATATTCTTTTAACTTGTTCACTgatattttcatattatttattaattttgtttacattaatattatatctctcaaacaatataataataaatgtactttTCTGTTACAGGACAGAGAAAGGAATGTGGAAGATTTGA
- the rhbdl2 gene encoding rhomboid-related protein 2 isoform X2: MADEDVEASAAFPVERDVVDEDGGEVENRELGCCEKFHTHVSRWMLPEDLRETYLERANCCPPPIFIILISIGELAVFVYYAVWKPQKQWITLDDGIWRSPLTYKPEDREEAWRFLSYIVQHILGNLILQLLLGIPLELVHKGFEVGMVYLGGVLAGSLASSIFDPYSALVGASGGVYALIGGYFMNAVVNFREMIPLLGVFRISVIIIIVGTDVGFALYRRFLSGAAGLKVSFVAHIGGGIAGMTIGYVFFSNYNQKLLRDPRFWVCIVGYIIFLLFAIIFNIFLSPAPR; the protein is encoded by the exons ATGGCGGATGAGGATGTGGAGGCGAGTGCAGCGTTTCCTGTAGAGAGAGACGTGGTAGATGAGGATGGGGGTGAGGTGGAGAACCGGGAGCTGGGATGCTGTGAGAAGTTCCACACACATGTGTCCCGGTGGATGCTGCCAGAGGACCTGCGAGAGACGTACCTGGAAAGAGCGAACTGCTGCCCACCccccatcttcatcatcctcatcagcATTGGAGag TTGGCGGTTTTTGTTTATTACGCCGTGTGGAAGCCTCAGAAGCAGTGGATCACTCTGGATGATGGAATCTGGAGAAGTCCTTTAACATACAAACCTGAGGATCGTGAGGAGGCGTGGCGTTTCCTCTCCTACAT CGTTCAGCACATCCTTGGAAACCTGATTCTACAGCTGCTCCTCGGGATCCCGTTAGAATTGGTTCATAAAGGGTTTGAGGTGGGGATGGTGTACCTCGGCGGTGTTCTCGCAG gatcGTTAGCGAGCTCTATCTTTGACCCGTACAGTGCCCTGGTTGGGGCTTCAGGAGGAGTGTATGCGCTGATTGGAGGCTACTTCATGAACGCTGTGGTG aACTTTAGAGAGATGATTCCTCTGCTCGGAGTTTTCCGTATCAGCGTCATCATCATTATTG tgggCACAGACGTGGGCTTCGCGCTGTACAGACGCTTCCTGAGTGGCGCTGCAGGATTAAAG GTATCATTTGTAGCTCACATCGGTGGAGGGATCGCAGGAATGACCATTGGCTACGTTTTCTTCAGTAACTACAACCAGAAACTCTTGCGAGATCCTCGTTTCTGGGTCTGCATCGTGGGCTACATCATATTCCTGCTGTTCGCcatcatcttcaacatcttcctGTCTCCTGCTCCTCGTTGA